The following are encoded together in the Actinoplanes sp. N902-109 genome:
- a CDS encoding GntR family transcriptional regulator produces MIADDLTAKIRAGELAPGTMLPPQKELSSRYGVTLVTLRQALQRLEDEGLLSQEPGRGTFVTSPRLMYRLDSLRGLAEDLKAQGQSVTTLIVAQALHRPPAWAATALDIPAGRRVLRLERLRLLAGRPAVHQLSWAPQPPGVALAELDYSGESLYKILADHGTVIHRATEVLRPGVLDEETAVLMHQPPGVPVFVSERITYGLDNRPILLDRATILGTMMEIRTDRGATGMSMQWSRQQ; encoded by the coding sequence GTGATCGCCGATGACCTGACCGCGAAGATCCGCGCCGGGGAGCTTGCCCCCGGCACGATGCTGCCCCCGCAGAAGGAGCTCAGCTCCCGGTACGGCGTCACCCTGGTGACCCTGCGCCAAGCCTTGCAGCGGCTGGAGGACGAGGGTCTGCTCTCCCAGGAGCCGGGTCGTGGCACCTTCGTCACCTCGCCCCGGCTCATGTACCGGCTCGACTCGTTGCGCGGGCTGGCCGAGGACCTCAAGGCCCAGGGCCAGAGCGTCACCACGCTGATCGTTGCCCAGGCCCTGCATCGCCCCCCGGCGTGGGCGGCCACCGCGCTCGACATCCCGGCAGGCCGCCGGGTGCTGCGCCTGGAACGCCTGCGGCTGCTGGCCGGGCGCCCGGCCGTGCACCAGCTGTCCTGGGCTCCCCAGCCGCCCGGCGTGGCGCTGGCCGAGCTGGACTACAGCGGCGAGTCCCTCTACAAGATCCTCGCCGACCACGGCACGGTCATCCACCGGGCCACCGAGGTCCTGCGCCCCGGCGTTCTGGACGAGGAAACCGCCGTCCTGATGCACCAGCCGCCCGGCGTCCCGGTCTTCGTCTCCGAACGCATCACCTACGGCCTGGACAACCGCCCGATCCTGCTGGACCGCGCCACCATCCTCGGCACGATGATGGAGATCCGCACCGACCGCGGCGCCACCGGCATGTCCATGCAGTGGTCGCGCCAGCAATGA